TCATTTGCTTTAGCAATTGAAGCAGAACAAGAACCAGAACCTCCGGAAATTCCGGAACCTTCTCCAGAACCAGAACCCATTCGTATGCCGGAACCTGCGCCCGCACCAGCACCATTTCCAAGAGAATCTGAATCAGAAAAAGTAAAACGATTGACTGAAGAAAACGATAAACTAAAACAAGAAAACACCAATCTTCAAGGAGAGATATCCACTCTAAAAAATGAAAAGATAAGATTACAAGAGGAGATATCAGAACTAAATGATGCTATCACAAGTCTTAAAGAAATCATAATGGAGCAAATACGTGTAATTATAGATTTGGCAAACAGATTAAAAGATGTATTATTTGAAAAAATATTTTCTCCTACAATTAACTTGTAGGATTTTTTTGAATTATCTACTCAATTAGCTTTAATGTTTTCTTAATCAAGACAGCTCTGTTTCTTATTGTAACATCACTGACTCCAGATTCCACTGAAAATTTCTTTTGACTAATTTTTTCACCATTTATTATACATGCAAGGTATAATGAAGCAGCAGCCTGTGCTACGGGGTGTTTTCCAGCAGTAATATCTTCTTTCTCACATCGTTTTAGTATCTCAAATGCATCTCGTTTGGTTTTTTCTTTCAAATTCATATTGTTTGAAATTTTTGAGATAAACGATGAAGTGTTGTATTGATTAAGACTCAATTCAAGCTTTTTGATTATGGTTCTCAAATCTCGGGAAAGTATTCTTCTTTCAACGTTTCCAGCACCAGCAACATCATCTAATGTTCTGGGTATGTTATTTTCTCTACATGCTGCATACAATGAGGCAGAAACCAATGACGCCATTGTTCTCCCTCTAGTTAATTTTGCATTAACTGCTTTTCTGTAAATATAGGCAGCATTTTCGACAACATTATCTGGGATTCCTAGCTTTGTTTTCATTCCATGAAGTAATGTAAAGGCCTTGCTTAATGCAGCAGTCCTTCTTGATTTACTTCTTTGATCCCATGTTCGTAATCTATTGAATTCATATTTTGTTTTATTGGATAATGCTTTTCCAGTAGAATCTCTATTGGTGCCAATTACAGTTGATAATCCTTTGTCATTCATTGTTAATGACGTTGCAGGACCTGTTCTTGCTAACTTCATAAAGTCTTCCTGAGTGTAACCATTGCTTTCATATGATACGTCAGACATGTTTTGCACTAGAATAAGACCGCAACCCCCACAAACAATTTCTCCTCTTTCAGAATCTGTTATTGCAGGGTAGGTTTTGCAAGTATCTAGTTCACACTTGACATCATAATCATTTGAATAATTTTCTAACACTACTAGTAACTATTAGTGGTTATAAAATAAAAGGAGATTGTTTCAGGTAATTTTGTATTAAAATTATAACATTGCAAACCAAAAATTCCTAGAATCTCTTTAAAATTAACTTGTTAATTGTAATACAATACACATTGTAATAAATGTTAAAAATGAAAAATAATTTTTTTGAATAATCTATTTTCTAATTGATTCTAAAGAATGTCCACGGTTTGTAATCATTTGAATAACTGCTTCAATTGTATAATCAATTCCGTGCTCTTCTTCAAAATGATTTCTTAATTTTTCGATTAGTCCTACAGTTTTTTCTCCATCTAGGATAAATTCACACTCAAAACCATAGTCATCACATCTTAGTTTAAGGGTCATTTATCTGGAAAAATAATTGAACCTATAAAAACCATAGACATGTATCTCTACAT
This genomic window from Nitrosopumilus ureiphilus contains:
- a CDS encoding transcription initiation factor IIB codes for the protein MLENYSNDYDVKCELDTCKTYPAITDSERGEIVCGGCGLILVQNMSDVSYESNGYTQEDFMKLARTGPATSLTMNDKGLSTVIGTNRDSTGKALSNKTKYEFNRLRTWDQRSKSRRTAALSKAFTLLHGMKTKLGIPDNVVENAAYIYRKAVNAKLTRGRTMASLVSASLYAACRENNIPRTLDDVAGAGNVERRILSRDLRTIIKKLELSLNQYNTSSFISKISNNMNLKEKTKRDAFEILKRCEKEDITAGKHPVAQAAASLYLACIINGEKISQKKFSVESGVSDVTIRNRAVLIKKTLKLIE
- a CDS encoding DUF1059 domain-containing protein, coding for MTLKLRCDDYGFECEFILDGEKTVGLIEKLRNHFEEEHGIDYTIEAVIQMITNRGHSLESIRK